A single window of Halobacterium jilantaiense DNA harbors:
- a CDS encoding DUF6360 family protein: protein MVDRVLGVNAYTTFTLLDGELEGHGWRTDAPAVLNVATGGDDEVVLELELDNTATDDVSPHADRLALSPGEARELAAELESYAGRVED from the coding sequence ATGGTCGACCGCGTCCTCGGCGTGAACGCGTACACGACGTTCACGCTCCTCGACGGTGAACTGGAGGGGCACGGCTGGCGGACGGACGCGCCGGCGGTGCTGAACGTGGCGACGGGCGGGGACGACGAGGTCGTTCTCGAACTCGAACTGGACAACACGGCGACCGACGACGTGTCACCGCACGCCGACCGCCTCGCGCTCTCGCCGGGCGAGGCCCGCGAACTCGCCGCGGAACTGGAGTCGTACGCCGGTCGCGTCGAGGACTGA